A genome region from Prionailurus viverrinus isolate Anna chromosome A3, UM_Priviv_1.0, whole genome shotgun sequence includes the following:
- the PRNP gene encoding major prion protein produces the protein MVKGHIGGWILVLFVATWSDVGLCKKRPKPGGGWNTGGSRYPGQGSPGGNRYPPQGGGGWGQPHAGGGWGQPHAGGGWGQPHAGGGWGQPHAGGGWGQGGGTHSQWGKPSKPKTNMKHMAGAAAAGAVVGGLGGYMLGSAMSRPLIHFGNDYEDRYYRENMYRYPNQVYYRPVDQYSNQNNFVHDCVNITVRQHTVTTTTKGENFTETDMKIMERVVEQMCVTQYQKESEAYYQRGASAILFSPPPVILLLSLLILLIGG, from the coding sequence ATGGTGAAAGGCCACATAGGCGGCTGGATCCTGGTTCTGTTTGTGGCCACATGGAGTGACGTGGGCCTCTGCAAGAAGCGGCCGAAGCCTGGTGGAGGATGGAACACTGGGGGGAGCCGGTACCCGGGGCAGGGCAGTCCTGGAGGCAACCGTTACCCACCCCAGGGCGGTGGTGGCTGGGGTCAGCCCCACGCCGGCGGCGGCTGGGGTCAGCCCCACGCCGGCGGCGGCTGGGGTCAGCCCCACGCCGGCGGTGGCTGGGGTCAGCCCCACGCCGGCGGCGGCTGGGGTCAAGGTGGTGGCACCCACAGTCAGTGGGGCAAACCCAGTAAGCCGAAAACCAACATGAAGCACATGGCAGGAGCCGCGGCAGccggggcggtggtggggggccTCGGCGGCTACATGCTGGGGAGTGCCATGAGCCGGCCCCTCATTCATTTTGGCAACGACTACGAGGACCGTTACTACCGTGAAAACATGTACCGCTACCCCAACCAAGTGTACTACAGGCCAGTGGATCAGTACAGCAACCAGAACAACTTTGTGCACGACTGCGTCAACATCACGGTCAGGCAGCACAcggtcaccaccaccaccaaggggGAGAACTTCACGGAGACCGACATGAAGATAATGGAGCGCGTGGTGGAGCAGATGTGCGTCACCCAGTACCAGAAAGAGTCCGAGGCCTACTACCAAAGAGGGGCGAGCGCCATCCTCTTCTCCCCGCCTCCCGTGATTCTCCTCCTCTCGCTCCTCATCCTCCTGATCGGGGGTTGA
- the PRND gene encoding prion-like protein doppel, producing the protein MRKHLGGCWLAIVCVLLFSQLSAVKARGIKHRIKWNRKTLPSISQVTEAHTAEIRPGAFIRQGRKLDIDLGAEGNRYYEANYWQFPDGIHYNGCSEANVTKEKFVTSCINATQAANQEELSREKQDDKLYQRVLWRLIRELCSVKHCDFWLERGAGLRVTLDQPVMLCPLVFIWFIVT; encoded by the coding sequence ATGAGGAAGCATCTGGGCGGATGCTGGTTGGCCATTGTCTGCGTCCTGCTGTTCAGCCAGCTCTCGGCAGTCAAGGCAAGAGGCATAAAGCACAGAATCAAGTGGAACCGGAAGACTTTGCCCAGCATCTCCCAGGTCACGGAGGCGCACACGGCTGAGATCCGCCCTGGGGCCTTCATCAGGCAGGGCCGGAAGCTTGATATCGACCTTGGCGCTGAAGGCAACAGGTACTATGAGGCCAACTACTGGCAGTTCCCCGATGGGATCCACTACAATGGCTGCTCCGAGGCCAACGTGACCAAGGAGAAGTTTGTCACCAGCTGCATCAACGCCACCCAGGCGGCCAACCAGGAGGAGCTGTCCCGCGAGAAACAAGACGACAAGCTTTACCAGCGGGTCCTGTGGCGGCTGATCAGGGAGCTCTGCTCTGTCAAGCACTGTGATTTTTGGTTGGAAAGGGGAGCGGGACTTCGGGTCACCCTAGACCAGCCTGTGATGCTCTGCCCGCTGGTTTTCATTTGGTTTATTGTGACATAA